A genomic region of bacterium contains the following coding sequences:
- a CDS encoding multicopper oxidase family protein, protein MGERGLDRRGFIRATAVGLVGGCTVLRRGDSWARGMTGGSGCGAGTTIIDPPPGAPFADPPVLLNESAQPGVVEVSIEARVAPVSVNGVTANLLTYNGTYPAPTIRARRGDLLRVRLSNSLAMLGTNILGHDRDITNLHTHGLHVSPSGNADNMMVMLMSGESFAYEYDLAFQEPGSINFYHPHIHGSVAEQYWGGMAGALEIEDGQTALAGYETHLLFLKDITLSGGAPAPYTSLMDYMHGKEGGTVLVNGQVNPVLGIRPGQVQRWRIINASNARFYKLQLEGHQLHVVGTEGGALDRPYPVSSLLLSPGERADVLVRANQRAASYRLLALPYDRGCGSSGTQQVTLMTVPYRGGRTSDTLPSQVNPLASRISPPVAKTERLALSMGMGRGFINGISFEMLADGTMRAAEIHSMLGTFEVWDVVNDSGMDHPFHQHVNPCQVLAMGGADAGYAALYTAAPAWKDVVLIPKRGWARLLVPVADYDGMAMFHCHIVEHEDIGMMGLWHIMA, encoded by the coding sequence ATGGGAGAGAGAGGATTGGATCGGCGGGGCTTCATCCGGGCAACGGCGGTCGGGCTCGTCGGCGGGTGCACGGTCCTGCGGCGCGGCGATTCCTGGGCGCGCGGGATGACCGGCGGCAGCGGCTGCGGCGCGGGCACGACGATCATCGACCCGCCCCCGGGGGCGCCGTTCGCGGATCCGCCGGTGCTGCTCAACGAGAGCGCGCAGCCCGGCGTGGTGGAGGTCAGCATCGAAGCGCGGGTTGCGCCGGTGAGCGTCAACGGCGTCACCGCCAACCTGCTCACCTACAACGGAACGTATCCCGCTCCGACGATCCGGGCCAGGCGCGGCGACCTGCTGCGGGTGCGCCTGAGCAACTCGCTGGCCATGCTCGGGACGAACATCCTCGGGCACGACCGCGACATCACCAACCTCCACACGCACGGCCTGCACGTCTCGCCGTCGGGGAACGCCGACAACATGATGGTCATGCTCATGTCGGGCGAGAGCTTCGCGTACGAGTACGACCTGGCGTTCCAGGAGCCGGGGAGCATCAACTTCTACCACCCGCACATCCACGGCTCGGTGGCGGAGCAGTACTGGGGCGGGATGGCCGGCGCGCTGGAGATCGAGGACGGGCAGACCGCCCTCGCGGGGTACGAGACACACCTGCTGTTTCTCAAGGACATCACCCTCAGCGGCGGGGCGCCCGCCCCCTACACGTCCCTCATGGACTACATGCACGGGAAGGAAGGCGGCACGGTCCTGGTCAACGGGCAGGTCAACCCCGTGCTCGGCATCCGTCCGGGGCAGGTCCAGCGCTGGCGGATCATCAACGCCAGCAACGCGCGCTTCTACAAACTGCAGCTCGAGGGCCACCAGCTTCACGTCGTCGGGACCGAGGGCGGGGCGCTCGACAGGCCCTACCCCGTCTCCTCCCTGCTGCTCTCGCCCGGCGAGCGCGCGGACGTGCTGGTCCGCGCGAACCAGCGCGCTGCGAGCTACCGCCTGCTGGCGTTGCCGTACGATCGCGGGTGCGGGTCGTCGGGCACGCAGCAGGTGACGCTGATGACGGTCCCCTACCGGGGCGGCCGCACCAGCGACACCCTGCCCTCCCAGGTGAACCCGCTGGCGTCGCGCATCAGCCCGCCTGTCGCGAAGACCGAGCGCCTCGCCTTGAGCATGGGCATGGGGCGGGGCTTCATCAACGGCATCTCGTTCGAGATGCTCGCCGACGGCACGATGCGCGCCGCCGAGATCCACTCCATGCTCGGCACCTTCGAGGTCTGGGACGTCGTCAACGACAGCGGTATGGACCACCCGTTCCATCAGCACGTCAACCCCTGCCAGGTGCTGGCGATGGGCGGGGCGGACGCGGGCTACGCCGCCCTCTACACCGCGGCGCCCGCGTGGAAGGACGTCGTGCTCATCCCGAAGAGGGGCTGGGCCCGCCTGCTCGTGCCCGTCGCGGACTACGACGGCATGGCGATGTTCCACTGCCACATCGTCGAGCACGAGGACATCGGGATGATGGGGCTGTGGCACATCATGGCGTGA
- a CDS encoding CPBP family intramembrane glutamic endopeptidase, with the protein MIRSVLALALLVPAPTLGVFAAMVWFPGTPLGKGVFVATKLWLFLLPVLWLRLVDREPLSLSPMRRGGLAAGALSGVGVGLLIVAAYRVLGPSLVDRTLFAGRMREVGLDAWQLYVGAAAYWVLVNSVLEEYVWRWFVCSRCEALVGPAAAAALSAFFFTLHHYFAVRTYFPVALALLCSAGVFVGGLVWSFLYLRYRSIWPAYSSHAIVDLAVFGTGAYVLWG; encoded by the coding sequence ATGATCAGATCGGTCCTCGCCCTCGCCCTGCTCGTCCCGGCGCCGACCCTCGGGGTGTTCGCCGCGATGGTCTGGTTTCCGGGCACGCCGCTGGGGAAGGGTGTGTTCGTCGCCACCAAGCTCTGGCTGTTCCTCTTACCGGTGCTCTGGCTCAGGCTCGTGGACCGCGAGCCGCTCAGTCTCTCGCCCATGCGGCGGGGCGGGCTGGCGGCCGGCGCGCTCTCCGGCGTTGGTGTCGGCCTCCTGATCGTGGCGGCGTACCGCGTGCTGGGCCCCTCGCTCGTGGACCGGACGCTCTTCGCCGGCCGGATGCGGGAGGTGGGCCTCGACGCCTGGCAGCTCTACGTCGGCGCTGCGGCGTACTGGGTGCTCGTCAATTCCGTGCTGGAGGAGTACGTCTGGCGGTGGTTCGTCTGCTCGCGCTGCGAGGCCCTCGTCGGGCCGGCGGCGGCCGCCGCGCTCTCCGCGTTCTTCTTCACGCTGCACCACTACTTCGCGGTGCGGACGTACTTCCCCGTCGCGCTGGCGCTGCTCTGCTCGGCCGGGGTGTTCGTGGGCGGGCTGGTCTGGTCGTTCCTCTACCTGCGCTATCGCAGCATCTGGCCGGCGTACTCGAGCCACGCGATCGTCGACCTGGCGGTCTTCGGGACCGGCGCCTACGTGCTCTGGGGCTGA
- a CDS encoding PAS domain-containing protein: MVAAEAALVHIAAVLNGAGRPDHHGACARHLAEVLGVNMALVADFSDSGETRLLGAWSRDGRTPPAISVSRGTPWAELAVRGSLLQEQDVGARYPGDAGLTAVGAEGLAGRLLRDAAGQPAGIVAVLDTVPLEWTAPADAVLALFAAHAEAEIRARRSERLLSHVAAQWTETMDAMPEFIAVISPDYRLIRVNRALADLASSHPRDLIGRTCHSVLHGLDRPWPECPHEEALHAGRGVTRELFDPHLGLPLQVTCTPLFEAGGQPLGTVHVARDISEQKHESEVRDQLIRDLREALSKVRHLSGMLPICAWCKRIRNDQGYWDQVEDYIREHSEASFTHGICPECVKANRADFGR; the protein is encoded by the coding sequence ATGGTTGCCGCCGAGGCGGCCCTCGTCCACATCGCCGCCGTGTTGAACGGGGCCGGGCGCCCCGACCACCACGGCGCGTGCGCGCGCCACCTGGCGGAGGTCCTCGGCGTGAACATGGCGCTCGTCGCCGACTTCTCCGATTCCGGGGAAACGCGGCTGCTTGGCGCCTGGAGCAGGGACGGGCGCACGCCCCCGGCGATTTCGGTCTCCCGCGGGACCCCCTGGGCCGAGCTCGCCGTACGGGGCTCGCTGCTGCAGGAGCAGGACGTTGGCGCGCGCTACCCCGGGGACGCGGGGCTCACCGCGGTCGGCGCCGAGGGCCTGGCCGGCAGGCTCCTGCGCGACGCCGCGGGACAGCCGGCGGGCATCGTCGCGGTGCTCGACACGGTCCCGCTGGAGTGGACGGCGCCGGCCGACGCGGTGCTCGCGCTCTTTGCGGCGCACGCCGAGGCCGAGATCCGGGCCCGCCGATCGGAGCGTCTGCTCTCGCACGTCGCCGCCCAGTGGACGGAGACGATGGATGCGATGCCCGAGTTCATCGCGGTGATCTCCCCTGACTACCGCCTCATCCGGGTGAACCGCGCCCTCGCGGACCTGGCCTCGTCGCACCCGCGGGACCTGATCGGCAGGACGTGCCACAGCGTCCTGCACGGCCTCGATCGCCCCTGGCCCGAGTGCCCGCACGAGGAGGCGCTGCATGCGGGCCGCGGCGTGACGCGGGAGCTGTTCGACCCGCACCTCGGCCTGCCGCTGCAGGTGACCTGCACGCCCCTCTTCGAGGCCGGGGGGCAGCCCCTCGGCACGGTCCACGTCGCCCGGGACATCTCGGAGCAGAAGCACGAGTCGGAGGTGCGGGACCAGCTGATCCGGGACCTCCGGGAGGCGCTTTCGAAGGTCAGGCACCTCAGCGGCATGCTCCCCATCTGCGCGTGGTGCAAGAGGATCCGCAACGACCAGGGCTACTGGGACCAGGTCGAGGATTACATCCGCGAGCACTCGGAAGCGAGCTTCACCCACGGCATCTGCCCGGAATGCGTCAAGGCGAACCGGGCGGACTTCGGCCGCTGA
- the pbpC gene encoding penicillin-binding protein 1C — protein sequence AGGVLALRAATAALGPPRVPPEAYRLASTLLITDRRGAPLRFLTDERWRRHLWLAGDQIPDVVRHAFIAAEDRRFHRHPGVDPLAIIRAAVVNLRARAVVSGASTITQQLVKSALPPGPRTLGRKIDEALEAARLERALPKDEILALYLNRVDLGNNLLGVEAAARMYFGRRAVELDAAEAATLAALPKAPSLLDPWGSTPERLLARRNHVLGRMAALGLIAAAEAAAARGRPLGVRPAPPLEAPHLVDDVLASGSLAGRTGVAALTVDLAAQREVEAILASHRGRLAAAGASQAAAVVLDNRTLDVVALAGSIAHEARAQGFVNGAAAPRSAGSTLKPFLYGWAIDRGCSPASVLEDVERAYLGEEAEYLPLNFDRQAHGPVDLRTALGRSLNLPAVHLLERLGTDGLYAVLGRLGLLPPAAPPPDHYGLGLAVGNLDVRLLDLAAAFAAIANGGDFRPPRVLPEAPAAQPRRVFSPEAAFIVADVLADPLLRSAALASRGLPVPVALKTGTSTHYRDAWTVGFTDRYTVGVWTGNFDGRVTARLFGGEGAGPVFADIVTALHRRQPPAPLVPPDTVTRREVCSQSGDLPGPGCRERKAEWFVAGAEPTAVCAYHASPGRHDLPAAYAGWLGQRHAEGRESRYRLAGLTPDLERLFVPPPPAPPPAAEGPVRIEAEQPAPVEQSGLSIRYPLDRDRYVLARGEERLELRLQAVAEAPVASVTWFVDGEELASAGPPYTVVWLGARGRHRVSVADAAGFGDAIDVSIE from the coding sequence CCGCGGGCGGCGTGCTCGCGCTGCGCGCCGCGACGGCGGCGCTCGGCCCGCCGCGCGTCCCCCCCGAGGCCTACCGGCTCGCTTCGACCCTGCTGATCACCGACCGCCGCGGCGCGCCCCTGCGGTTCCTGACGGACGAGCGCTGGCGGCGCCACCTCTGGCTCGCGGGCGACCAGATCCCCGACGTCGTCCGGCACGCCTTCATCGCCGCCGAGGACCGGCGGTTCCACCGGCACCCCGGCGTCGACCCGCTCGCGATCATCCGTGCCGCCGTCGTCAACCTGCGCGCCCGGGCCGTGGTGTCGGGTGCCTCGACGATCACCCAGCAACTGGTGAAGTCGGCGCTCCCGCCGGGGCCGCGGACCCTGGGCCGCAAGATCGACGAGGCACTCGAGGCGGCACGTCTGGAGCGCGCCCTCCCGAAGGACGAGATCCTGGCGCTCTACCTCAACCGCGTCGACCTGGGGAACAACCTGCTCGGCGTGGAGGCCGCGGCGCGGATGTATTTCGGGAGGCGGGCGGTCGAGCTGGACGCGGCGGAGGCGGCGACGCTCGCGGCGCTCCCCAAGGCCCCGTCGCTGCTCGATCCCTGGGGGAGCACGCCGGAACGGCTGCTCGCCCGGCGCAACCACGTGCTCGGCCGCATGGCGGCGCTCGGACTGATCGCGGCGGCGGAGGCCGCCGCGGCGCGGGGTCGCCCTCTCGGCGTGCGTCCCGCGCCTCCGCTGGAAGCCCCGCACCTTGTGGATGACGTGCTCGCCTCGGGCTCGCTCGCCGGGCGCACTGGCGTCGCGGCGCTCACCGTCGACCTCGCCGCGCAGCGCGAGGTGGAGGCGATCCTCGCGTCGCACCGGGGGCGCCTCGCGGCGGCCGGCGCGTCGCAGGCCGCCGCCGTGGTCCTCGACAACCGCACGCTGGATGTCGTCGCGCTCGCGGGCTCGATCGCCCACGAGGCGCGGGCGCAGGGTTTTGTCAACGGCGCGGCCGCCCCCCGCTCGGCGGGTTCGACCCTCAAGCCGTTCCTTTATGGCTGGGCGATCGACCGCGGCTGCTCGCCGGCCTCCGTGCTCGAGGACGTGGAGCGTGCCTATCTGGGTGAGGAGGCCGAGTACCTGCCGCTGAACTTCGACCGCCAGGCGCACGGGCCGGTGGACCTGCGCACGGCGCTCGGGCGCTCGCTGAACCTTCCGGCGGTCCACCTGCTCGAGCGACTGGGCACGGACGGGTTGTACGCCGTGCTCGGCCGCCTCGGGTTGCTGCCGCCCGCCGCACCGCCGCCGGATCACTACGGCCTCGGCCTTGCGGTCGGCAACCTGGACGTGCGGCTGCTCGACCTCGCCGCGGCGTTCGCGGCAATCGCCAACGGCGGCGACTTCCGTCCGCCGCGGGTGCTCCCGGAGGCCCCGGCGGCGCAGCCACGGCGCGTGTTTTCGCCGGAGGCCGCTTTCATCGTCGCGGACGTGCTCGCCGACCCGCTCCTGCGATCGGCGGCGCTGGCCTCGCGGGGATTGCCGGTCCCCGTGGCGCTCAAGACGGGGACCTCGACGCACTACCGCGACGCCTGGACGGTCGGCTTCACGGACCGCTACACGGTCGGCGTCTGGACGGGAAACTTCGACGGCCGGGTGACCGCGCGCCTCTTCGGCGGGGAGGGGGCCGGCCCCGTCTTCGCGGACATCGTGACCGCCCTGCACCGCCGGCAGCCGCCGGCGCCTCTCGTTCCGCCGGACACGGTCACCCGCCGCGAGGTCTGCTCCCAGTCAGGCGACCTGCCCGGACCCGGGTGTCGCGAGCGCAAGGCGGAATGGTTCGTGGCGGGGGCGGAGCCGACGGCGGTCTGCGCGTACCACGCGTCGCCCGGCCGCCATGACCTGCCCGCCGCCTACGCCGGGTGGCTCGGCCAGCGGCATGCCGAGGGGCGGGAGTCGCGCTACCGCCTCGCCGGGCTCACCCCGGACCTCGAGCGCCTCTTCGTGCCGCCGCCGCCCGCGCCGCCGCCCGCCGCCGAGGGGCCCGTCCGTATCGAGGCGGAGCAGCCCGCGCCCGTCGAGCAGAGCGGCTTGAGCATCCGCTACCCGCTCGACCGCGACCGCTACGTGCTGGCGCGGGGCGAGGAACGGCTGGAGCTGCGCCTGCAGGCCGTCGCCGAGGCGCCCGTCGCGTCGGTCACCTGGTTCGTCGACGGCGAGGAACTTGCCAGCGCCGGCCCGCCGTACACCGTCGTCTGGCTGGGGGCGCGCGGCCGCCACCGCGTCAGCGTCGCCGACGCCGCCGGGTTCGGCGACGCGATTGACGTCTCGATCGAATGA
- a CDS encoding sterol desaturase family protein, translating into MAVQSTTPGPDSALLRVVAALSTTRVNYWAEFAVDVPLGVTLMLAGARSPGARPAAAAATVLFGLLLFSFIEYSFHRWLFHGSVEVIARGHRRHHANPQGYDALPFFVPALILLSLCGLLALVVPRPHALVLTGTVALSYVAYGLWHFTVHHHLFRWPPARDWAANHHIHHYHAETNFGVTSPLWDVVFGTRYARKKA; encoded by the coding sequence GTGGCAGTGCAGTCGACGACACCGGGCCCCGACAGCGCCCTGCTGCGCGTCGTGGCCGCCCTCTCCACGACCAGAGTCAACTACTGGGCGGAATTCGCGGTCGACGTGCCGTTGGGCGTGACGCTGATGCTGGCGGGCGCGCGCAGCCCGGGCGCACGGCCCGCCGCGGCCGCCGCGACGGTGCTCTTCGGCCTGCTGCTCTTCAGCTTCATCGAGTATTCGTTTCACCGCTGGCTCTTCCACGGGTCCGTGGAAGTCATCGCCAGGGGGCACCGCAGGCACCACGCGAACCCGCAGGGCTACGACGCGCTGCCGTTCTTCGTGCCGGCGCTGATCCTGCTGTCGTTGTGTGGGCTGTTGGCGCTCGTGGTCCCGCGGCCGCACGCTCTTGTGCTGACCGGCACCGTCGCCCTGAGCTATGTCGCCTACGGGCTCTGGCACTTCACCGTGCACCACCACCTGTTCCGGTGGCCCCCGGCCCGCGACTGGGCGGCGAACCACCACATTCACCACTACCACGCGGAGACGAACTTCGGCGTCACCTCGCCGCTGTGGGACGTGGTGTTCGGGACGCGCTACGCGCGCAAGAAGGCCTAG
- a CDS encoding late competence development ComFB family protein, translated as MEVRNEAEAVVGREVRRRERRGAERAAPSLLSIHSWFSRDAGAEPAACTCPLCATDAIALALTKLPPCYSRSQNFGLAAQRIDPIRVRSAVEIALERVTRRPLHPPRQRRHDAGGVRLVDFCLEAGTRMIEPLLRRHEGLCLCLDCREDTLAYALNRVSPKYGVEILGTRRMPPHLMDFIRHDLADAIVKAARVVAANPRH; from the coding sequence ATGGAAGTCCGGAACGAGGCGGAGGCGGTCGTCGGGCGGGAGGTCCGCCGGCGCGAGCGGCGCGGGGCCGAGCGCGCCGCCCCTTCCCTGCTGAGCATCCACTCCTGGTTCTCGCGGGACGCCGGCGCGGAGCCCGCGGCCTGCACCTGCCCGCTGTGCGCGACCGACGCGATCGCGCTCGCACTGACGAAGCTCCCGCCCTGCTACTCGCGCAGCCAGAATTTCGGCCTGGCCGCGCAGCGGATCGACCCGATCCGGGTGCGCTCCGCCGTGGAGATCGCCCTCGAGCGCGTGACGCGCCGCCCCCTGCACCCGCCCCGCCAGCGTCGGCACGACGCCGGGGGCGTGCGTCTCGTCGACTTCTGCCTCGAGGCCGGGACGCGGATGATCGAGCCCCTGCTGCGCCGGCACGAGGGGCTGTGCCTCTGCCTCGACTGCCGGGAGGACACGCTTGCCTACGCCCTGAACCGCGTGAGCCCCAAGTACGGCGTCGAGATCCTGGGGACGCGGCGCATGCCGCCGCACCTGATGGACTTCATCCGCCACGATCTCGCGGACGCGATCGTCAAGGCCGCCCGCGTGGTCGCGGCGAATCCCCGCCACTAG